The Tachypleus tridentatus isolate NWPU-2018 chromosome 5, ASM421037v1, whole genome shotgun sequence genome includes a window with the following:
- the LOC143250510 gene encoding thiol S-methyltransferase TMT1A-like codes for MVRDVKSVLNEIRRVLAVDGIFLYIEHVHHERSWKRLAQNIVNPIWGIVFDGCNLTRDTSALVLEAGFSNVSQNKLYKPFGTFMGIFGHPTLVGIAIK; via the exons ATGGTGAGAGATGTGAAATCTGTTCTTAATGAAATAAGACGAGTTCTTGCAGTG gatggaatatttttatacattgaaCATGTGCACCATGAAAGAAGTTGGAAAAGATTGGCTCAAAACATTGTTAACCCAATTTGGGGGATTGTGTTTGATGGTTGTAATCTGACAAGGGACACTTCTGCTCTTGTGCTAGAAGCTGGATTTTCTAATGTctctcaaaataaattatataaaccatTTGGAACGTTTATGGGAATATTTGGTCATCCAACATTGGTGGGCAttgcaataaaataa